In Helianthus annuus cultivar XRQ/B chromosome 9, HanXRQr2.0-SUNRISE, whole genome shotgun sequence, the following are encoded in one genomic region:
- the LOC110876177 gene encoding uncharacterized protein LOC110876177 — MARFGFNIKSKVADAIRDGRWVWPEAWRSVYPILFQLRPLNLSTMQDKVEWMNSNGKLVPFSSKEVWESIRMRDQKTVWSKLISSSFNIPKHAFVGWLIFKKKLWTQDRILRWNNTVTGSMNQMCCLLCYSGLETHEHLFFECSYSKSVWFKVRCKIGMDSVLEAWEDIVSRLISTAGSKSVYDVAGRLVVAVAGYAIWSERNSRFFSNKLRPPELIADGIISTVKAKLMSFKYKQTANVKRFLEEWKMDKEDFLNEE, encoded by the coding sequence ATGGCTCGATTTGGTTTCAATATTAAGTCTAAAGTGGCGGATGCTATTAGAGATGGTCGTTGGGTGTGGCCGGAAGCGTGGAGGAGCGTGTACCCCATATTATTTCAACTACGTCCCCTTAATTTGTCTACTATGCAGGATAAAGTTGAATGGATGAACTCGAATGGAAAGCTGGTTCCTTTCTCGTCTAAGGAGGTATGGGAATCGATCAGAATGCGTGATCAGAAAACGGTTTGGTCGAAACTTATTTCGTCTTCTTTCAATATCCCTAAACATGCCTTCGTGGGCTGGCTTATTTTTAAAAAGAAGCTGTGGACCCAGGACCGAATATTACGATGGAATAATACAGTCACGGGCTCGATGAATCAGATGTGTTGCTTGTTATGTTATTCTGGATTAGAGACCCACGAGCACTTGTTCTTCGAATGCTCATACTCGAAATCAGTATGGTTCAAAGTGAGGTGTAAAATTGGCATGGACTCGGTGTTAGAAGCATGGGAGGATATAGTTTCAAGGCTTATCTCTACGGCTGGCTCGAAATCGGTTTATGATGTAGCTGGTAGACTGGTTGTGGCAGTTGCGGGTTATGCTATTTGGAGTGAAAGAAACTCGAGATTCTTCAGCAACAAGTTGAGACCCCCGGAGCTGATTGCCGATGGTATTATTAGCACTGTGAAAGCAAAGTTAATGTCTTTCAAGTACAAGCAAACAGCGAATGTTAAGCGGTTTTTGGAGGAATGGAAGATGGATAAAGAAGACTTCTTGAATGAAGAGTGA